The proteins below are encoded in one region of Paeniglutamicibacter cryotolerans:
- the yczE gene encoding membrane protein YczE: MKKQRTTELSNLSPLAQLRAGRLPHRLVQLFLGLTLFGVAMAGFIRAGLGTAPWDVLHYGVALRTGLSLGTVVIVFGFIVLLLWIPLRQLPGLGTIANVVWLGISADIALALIPEIHGLPAQLAVFAGALLINALGGGLYIGSQLGPGPRDGLMTGLHARTGVSLRLARTSVEVLVLGIGWLLGGVVGLGTVAYALAIGPLTQFFLRRCIVTMDSPRTPTTPPTRQCRSTTCDCFGE, encoded by the coding sequence ATGAAGAAGCAACGCACCACCGAACTGAGCAATCTTTCGCCGCTGGCCCAGCTGCGGGCTGGCCGGCTGCCACACCGCCTGGTCCAGCTATTCCTCGGCCTCACGCTTTTCGGCGTGGCCATGGCCGGGTTCATCCGCGCCGGCCTGGGCACCGCCCCCTGGGACGTGCTGCACTACGGAGTGGCGCTGCGCACCGGGCTGAGCCTGGGCACCGTGGTGATCGTCTTCGGGTTCATCGTGCTGCTGCTATGGATACCGCTGCGGCAGCTGCCGGGCCTTGGAACCATCGCCAACGTGGTGTGGCTGGGAATCAGCGCCGACATCGCCCTGGCCCTGATCCCCGAGATCCACGGGCTCCCGGCTCAACTGGCCGTCTTCGCCGGTGCGCTGTTGATCAACGCGCTGGGCGGCGGCCTGTACATCGGCAGCCAGCTGGGCCCCGGCCCGCGGGACGGGCTGATGACCGGTTTGCATGCGCGCACCGGAGTGAGCCTGCGACTGGCCCGCACATCGGTCGAGGTGCTGGTGCTGGGCATCGGCTGGCTGCTGGGCGGCGTCGTGGGACTCGGCACCGTTGCCTACGCACTGGCCATCGGCCCGCTCACCCAATTCTTCCTGCGCCGCTGCATCGTCACCATGGATTCGCCTCGGACACCGACGACACCGCCCACCCGCCAGTGCAGATCAACCACATGTGATTGTTTCGGGGAATAA
- the yczR gene encoding MocR-like transcription factor YczR, with protein sequence MRLDLMGPPLAQLTAPGLRTMLGENTGARPAYAWLSESIRTLVSNGRVLHGTRLPSERELVHALGLSRTTVSRAYAELRERGFAEARRGSGTQIRIPGGSVGGGAEPLVPGGTDAVAGVLDLTCAAPLAPVGLAGYFERALDELPGYINGMGYYPNGLPVLREAIAEDYRRRGLPTVPEQVIVTAGALAGIAITSRALLGPGARVAVETPTYPNSVASLRQHGSRIIPVSQVTEGSDLPGIEKVLGSRQVAAMLALPDFHNPTGTLLDAPGRERWAAALRRNSVQGIVDETNAELWLDADPELAPMAAWNRDIVTVSSASKTYWGGLRLGWIRAPHRVATALARAKSTLDLGAPVLEQLVLAAMLRARPGLDQSTRTGMREGRDLLLAGLAARLPDWEVRRPAGGLSLWANLPLPASTALSREAEARGLRLAPGSAFAVESHGLEHWVRIPYALQGPDLERALPLLESAWAAAAAGEPARGRPRA encoded by the coding sequence GTGAGACTGGACCTCATGGGACCACCGCTGGCTCAACTGACCGCCCCCGGGCTGCGCACCATGCTGGGCGAAAATACCGGTGCGCGTCCGGCCTACGCCTGGCTCAGCGAGTCGATCCGGACGTTAGTGTCCAACGGCCGTGTGCTGCACGGAACCCGGCTGCCCAGCGAACGCGAACTCGTGCACGCGCTGGGCCTGAGCCGCACGACGGTCAGCCGGGCCTATGCCGAATTGCGCGAGCGCGGCTTCGCCGAGGCCAGGCGGGGCTCCGGCACCCAAATACGCATCCCGGGCGGGAGCGTCGGCGGCGGAGCAGAACCACTGGTCCCCGGCGGAACCGATGCCGTAGCCGGCGTCCTCGATCTCACCTGCGCCGCTCCGCTGGCCCCGGTCGGCCTGGCCGGATACTTCGAACGCGCACTGGATGAATTGCCCGGCTACATCAATGGGATGGGCTACTACCCGAACGGGCTGCCGGTGCTGCGCGAGGCCATCGCCGAGGATTATCGCCGCCGCGGCCTGCCCACCGTCCCGGAACAGGTCATCGTCACGGCCGGCGCCCTAGCCGGCATTGCCATCACCTCCCGCGCCCTGCTGGGCCCCGGTGCCCGGGTCGCCGTGGAAACGCCCACCTATCCGAACTCGGTTGCCTCACTGCGCCAGCACGGCTCACGCATCATCCCGGTCTCGCAGGTAACCGAGGGCAGCGACCTGCCCGGCATCGAAAAGGTCCTGGGCTCCAGGCAGGTGGCGGCCATGCTCGCCCTGCCCGATTTCCACAACCCCACCGGGACCTTGCTCGATGCCCCGGGGCGCGAACGCTGGGCCGCTGCGCTGCGGCGGAACTCGGTGCAGGGGATAGTCGACGAGACGAACGCCGAACTCTGGCTCGATGCCGATCCGGAACTTGCCCCGATGGCCGCCTGGAACCGGGACATCGTCACCGTTTCCAGCGCCAGCAAGACCTATTGGGGCGGGTTGCGCCTAGGTTGGATCCGGGCCCCGCACCGGGTGGCCACCGCCTTGGCCCGCGCCAAGTCGACGCTCGACCTCGGGGCTCCGGTGCTTGAACAACTCGTGCTCGCTGCCATGCTCAGGGCGCGTCCCGGGCTCGACCAGTCCACCCGGACCGGGATGCGCGAGGGCCGGGACCTGCTGCTGGCCGGACTGGCGGCCCGGCTGCCGGACTGGGAGGTGCGCCGCCCCGCCGGGGGACTCTCGCTCTGGGCCAACCTGCCGCTGCCGGCCTCGACCGCGCTGTCCCGCGAGGCCGAGGCCCGCGGCCTGCGCCTGGCCCCGGGGTCGGCCTTCGCCGTCGAATCGCACGGGCTGGAACACTGGGTGCGCATCCCCTATGCGTTGCAGGGCCCCGACCTGGAGCGGGCGCTGCCGCTGTTGGAATCGGCGTGGGCGGCCGCGGCGGCCGGGGAGCCGGCGCGGGGCCGGCCCAGGGCCTAA
- a CDS encoding inorganic diphosphatase produces the protein MIHDVTIEIPTGSRVKYEIDHETHRLRLDRVLFTSMQYPTHYGYFDDTLGEDGDPLDALVWIPGVDLVPGVVVDARPIGMFNMTDDGGGDAKLICVPADKRFDHIQELEDIDGWLIKEIEHFFLHYKDLEPGKWVKAEGWEGREAAEAELVRSIERHKAQG, from the coding sequence ATGATCCACGATGTCACCATCGAGATCCCGACCGGATCCCGCGTCAAGTACGAGATCGACCACGAGACGCACCGCCTGCGTCTGGACCGTGTGTTGTTCACCTCCATGCAGTACCCGACCCACTACGGCTACTTCGATGACACCTTGGGCGAAGACGGCGATCCATTGGACGCACTGGTCTGGATCCCGGGCGTCGATCTGGTTCCCGGCGTCGTCGTCGATGCCCGCCCGATCGGGATGTTCAACATGACCGATGACGGCGGTGGAGATGCCAAGCTGATCTGCGTACCTGCGGACAAGCGCTTCGACCACATCCAGGAACTCGAGGACATCGACGGCTGGCTGATCAAGGAAATCGAGCACTTCTTCCTTCACTACAAGGACCTGGAACCGGGCAAGTGGGTCAAGGCCGAGGGCTGGGAGGGCCGCGAGGCCGCCGAGGCCGAGCTGGTTCGCTCGATCGAACGCCACAAGGCCCAGGGCTAG
- the dacB gene encoding D-alanyl-D-alanine carboxypeptidase/D-alanyl-D-alanine endopeptidase — translation MKKFPRGLAAVLAVVAIGTVLGLLALNLIPVWFAPAPAPDPAPIARPEIAVAKPTALPHLEPDAPAPDPARLKALLDQVLRKPDGTSFSATVIDVLDGATLYEHGGDRPGIPASSLKILTAVAATTELGLEKTFDTSVVMPDAGTLVLVGGGDVLLGTGESRPESTVGHAGVGTLAKKVAAKLTEAHATGGIDDTLKLVLDDSLFTGPGLNPAWDQSLMDTSNISAVQPLALYGARRDAGPSSTRVDDPAMTAAQAFADALRSELAATTGAPQLAAGITRGQSDAGDTTLASVSSAPLGDTLSFMLQVSDNYVAEVMGRLVAIKADEPGSYTGGANAVRRSIGRLGIDITGMELVDTSGLAATNRVAPRQLAQTLVLAATSGVPALRELSYQLPLAGATGTLSHRLGATSTRGLVRAKTGSLLEVSSLSGLVVADDGRLLAFSVFAKSPQQVIAPHKDVLDSFATVLAGCGCR, via the coding sequence ATGAAGAAGTTTCCACGCGGACTGGCCGCGGTGCTGGCCGTCGTTGCCATCGGTACCGTCTTGGGCCTGCTCGCGTTGAACTTGATCCCGGTCTGGTTTGCGCCGGCCCCCGCACCGGACCCGGCTCCCATCGCGCGCCCGGAAATAGCGGTGGCGAAACCGACAGCATTGCCTCACCTTGAGCCCGATGCGCCGGCCCCCGACCCGGCCCGGCTCAAGGCGCTGCTTGACCAGGTGCTAAGGAAACCCGACGGCACCTCCTTCAGCGCAACCGTCATTGACGTGCTTGACGGGGCCACGCTGTATGAGCACGGAGGGGATCGGCCCGGCATTCCGGCCTCGAGCCTGAAGATCCTCACCGCGGTCGCCGCCACCACTGAACTGGGGCTGGAAAAGACGTTCGACACTTCGGTGGTGATGCCGGATGCCGGAACGCTCGTGCTGGTCGGCGGTGGCGACGTGCTGCTGGGCACCGGGGAATCGAGGCCCGAATCCACCGTCGGCCACGCCGGGGTCGGCACCTTGGCCAAGAAGGTCGCGGCCAAGCTCACCGAGGCACACGCCACCGGTGGCATCGACGACACGCTCAAGCTCGTGCTCGATGACTCGCTGTTCACCGGTCCGGGGCTGAACCCCGCATGGGACCAGTCGCTGATGGACACCTCGAACATCTCCGCTGTCCAGCCGCTGGCACTCTACGGCGCCCGCCGCGATGCCGGGCCCTCCTCCACGCGCGTCGATGACCCGGCGATGACGGCGGCGCAGGCCTTCGCCGACGCGCTGCGCTCAGAATTGGCGGCCACCACCGGTGCCCCGCAGCTTGCGGCGGGGATCACGCGCGGACAGTCGGACGCCGGGGACACGACGCTTGCTTCCGTCTCCTCGGCGCCACTGGGCGACACGTTGAGCTTCATGCTCCAGGTCTCGGACAACTACGTCGCCGAGGTCATGGGCCGGCTCGTGGCCATCAAGGCCGATGAACCGGGCAGCTACACCGGCGGGGCAAACGCCGTACGGCGCAGCATCGGCCGGCTGGGCATCGACATCACCGGCATGGAACTGGTCGATACCTCCGGCCTGGCCGCTACGAACCGCGTCGCCCCGCGCCAGCTGGCCCAAACGCTGGTGCTGGCAGCGACATCGGGCGTCCCGGCACTGCGTGAACTGAGCTATCAGCTGCCCCTGGCCGGTGCCACCGGAACGCTCTCGCACCGGCTGGGCGCCACCTCCACCCGCGGTCTGGTCCGGGCCAAGACCGGATCGCTGCTGGAAGTCAGCTCGCTATCCGGGCTCGTGGTGGCGGACGACGGACGACTGCTTGCCTTCTCGGTCTTCGCCAAGTCCCCGCAGCAGGTGATCGCGCCGCACAAGGACGTGCTCGATTCCTTCGCCACGGTGCTGGCAGGCTGCGGCTGCCGCTAG
- a CDS encoding zinc-dependent metalloprotease, translating to MDTTSAALRLINWDLAAGTAAKLAGAGPKLTSTQIAQVVADLRIKADASVEHVYRITHLEAARDLRDSEVLVVDRAGWAHANVQGFEAMLGPALRRLAEIKGDKAVESVSALGRAVTGTEMGAILAFLASKVLGQYDPFAPLLRPGIPAGGRLLLVAPNIVEIERELAVDADDFRLWVCLHEQTHRVQFAAAPWLREHLRDNVAELVASMMGGNDSASLLERIRDAARSLGEAPSVEGSGPGDTGGLLAKIQGPEEKAILSHVTAVMSLLEGHANVVMDGIDASVVPTVRTIRQRFGGRGKSRGAIEKWFRKLLGLDAKMRQYSDGQAFVNQVVAEIGMEGFNAVWEKAENLPTEHELHHPSDWVRRMSGAPADAGL from the coding sequence ATGGACACCACATCCGCAGCACTGCGACTGATCAACTGGGACCTCGCGGCGGGCACCGCGGCCAAACTGGCCGGGGCCGGGCCGAAACTCACGTCCACCCAGATCGCACAGGTCGTCGCCGACCTGCGCATCAAGGCCGATGCATCGGTGGAACACGTCTACCGGATCACCCACCTTGAAGCCGCCAGGGACCTGCGCGACTCGGAGGTGCTAGTCGTCGACCGGGCCGGCTGGGCCCACGCGAACGTCCAGGGCTTCGAGGCCATGCTGGGCCCGGCCCTGCGCCGGCTGGCCGAGATCAAGGGGGACAAGGCGGTCGAGTCGGTTTCTGCCCTCGGCAGGGCCGTCACCGGCACGGAAATGGGTGCGATCCTGGCATTCCTCGCTTCCAAGGTGCTGGGCCAGTACGACCCCTTTGCTCCGCTGCTGCGCCCCGGGATCCCCGCCGGGGGCCGGCTGCTGCTGGTGGCGCCGAACATCGTGGAAATCGAGCGCGAACTCGCGGTGGACGCGGACGACTTCAGGCTCTGGGTCTGCCTGCATGAACAGACTCACCGCGTGCAATTCGCGGCGGCACCGTGGCTGCGCGAACACCTGCGCGACAACGTCGCCGAGCTGGTCGCCTCGATGATGGGCGGGAACGATTCGGCCTCGCTACTCGAGCGGATCAGGGACGCGGCACGAAGCCTCGGCGAGGCGCCCTCGGTGGAGGGCTCCGGCCCCGGGGACACCGGCGGGCTGCTGGCCAAGATCCAGGGACCGGAGGAGAAGGCCATTCTCAGCCATGTCACTGCCGTGATGAGCCTGCTCGAGGGGCACGCAAACGTGGTCATGGACGGGATCGACGCCTCCGTCGTACCCACGGTGCGGACCATCAGGCAGCGCTTCGGTGGCCGCGGAAAATCCCGCGGTGCAATCGAGAAGTGGTTCAGGAAGCTGTTGGGGCTCGATGCCAAGATGCGCCAGTACTCCGACGGCCAGGCCTTCGTGAACCAGGTGGTTGCGGAGATCGGCATGGAGGGCTTCAACGCAGTCTGGGAGAAGGCCGAGAACCTTCCTACCGAACACGAGCTGCACCACCCCTCGGACTGGGTCCGGCGCATGTCCGGTGCACCGGCCGACGCCGGCCTCTAG
- the tilS gene encoding tRNA lysidine(34) synthetase TilS — protein sequence MGGHLPAALAAARNAIRSAVPRGASVLVACSGGADSLALATSAAFLARKGYLDAGAVIVDHGLQEQSAATAARAAAQCRTLGLDPVIIERAGECSGTEAEARFERYLAFERALEATGAGHVLLGHTLDDQAEQVLLGLARGSGTRSLAGMPAVRGPYVRPLLGLRRADTEAICHHESLEYWQDPTNAERLALRNRIRLDLLPAMDAMLGPGLASALARTADLAGTDADYLDGLAAAELAKLAVQTGPDALELELPALRAVPEALLGRVLRMAVASLGAGAPGFERLLALRLLVAGSDSAGPIQLAGHVTATRLGAARGRKITVLHLGRTPIKTPSGEN from the coding sequence ATGGGAGGACACCTGCCGGCGGCCCTTGCTGCAGCCCGCAACGCGATCAGGTCCGCCGTTCCGCGCGGTGCCAGCGTGCTGGTCGCCTGTTCCGGGGGCGCAGATTCGTTGGCGCTGGCCACTTCGGCGGCCTTCCTGGCCCGCAAGGGTTACCTGGACGCCGGTGCAGTCATCGTGGATCACGGGCTGCAGGAACAAAGCGCCGCAACTGCTGCCCGGGCGGCAGCACAATGCCGGACGCTGGGACTTGACCCGGTGATCATCGAACGGGCAGGGGAATGCTCGGGGACCGAGGCAGAGGCCCGTTTCGAACGCTATCTGGCCTTCGAACGGGCCCTGGAAGCCACCGGGGCCGGGCATGTGCTGCTCGGACATACCCTGGACGACCAGGCCGAACAGGTGCTGCTGGGACTGGCCCGCGGGTCGGGCACGCGCTCGCTGGCCGGCATGCCGGCCGTACGCGGGCCCTACGTGCGCCCGCTGCTCGGGCTGCGCAGGGCAGACACGGAGGCCATCTGCCACCACGAGTCGCTCGAGTACTGGCAGGATCCCACCAACGCCGAACGCCTCGCGCTGCGCAATCGGATCCGGCTTGACCTGCTGCCTGCCATGGACGCGATGCTGGGCCCGGGTCTCGCCTCGGCGTTGGCCCGCACGGCCGACTTGGCGGGTACCGACGCCGATTACCTCGACGGGCTGGCGGCTGCCGAACTGGCGAAGCTGGCCGTCCAGACGGGTCCGGATGCGCTGGAACTGGAGCTGCCGGCGCTGCGCGCCGTGCCCGAGGCGCTGCTCGGCCGGGTGCTGCGCATGGCAGTGGCGTCGCTGGGAGCCGGAGCTCCCGGATTCGAACGCCTGCTGGCGCTGCGCCTGCTGGTCGCCGGATCCGATTCCGCCGGTCCGATCCAGCTGGCCGGACACGTCACGGCCACCCGGCTCGGGGCCGCTCGGGGCCGCAAGATCACCGTGCTGCACCTTGGGCGCACGCCCATTAAGACCCCCTCCGGTGAGAATTAG
- the hpt gene encoding hypoxanthine phosphoribosyltransferase → MDSNDVSGDLAHVLYTKEQIQDKINELAARIDADYEGRDILVVGVLKGAVMVMADLVRALHSHVSMDWMAVSSYGSGTQSSGVVRILKDLDTDLLGKHVLIVEDIIDSGLTLSWLKANLMSRGPASVEICTLLRKPAAAKVEIDVKYVGMEIPSEFVVGYGLDFDEKYRNLDFIGTLAPHVYA, encoded by the coding sequence GTGGATTCGAACGACGTCAGCGGCGATCTCGCACACGTTCTCTATACCAAGGAACAGATCCAGGACAAGATCAATGAGCTGGCAGCTCGGATCGATGCCGACTACGAGGGCCGGGACATCCTGGTTGTCGGCGTGCTCAAGGGAGCGGTGATGGTCATGGCAGACCTCGTCCGGGCCCTTCACTCCCACGTGAGCATGGACTGGATGGCAGTGTCATCCTACGGCTCGGGCACCCAGTCCTCCGGCGTCGTACGGATCCTCAAGGACCTCGACACCGATCTGCTGGGCAAGCACGTGCTGATCGTCGAGGACATCATCGACTCTGGCCTGACCCTTTCCTGGCTCAAGGCCAACCTCATGTCCCGCGGCCCGGCCTCGGTGGAAATATGCACGCTGCTGCGCAAGCCGGCAGCCGCCAAGGTCGAAATCGATGTGAAGTACGTCGGCATGGAGATCCCCAGCGAATTCGTGGTCGGCTACGGACTGGACTTCGACGAGAAGTACCGGAACCTGGACTTCATCGGAACCCTGGCCCCGCACGTCTACGCCTAG
- the ftsH gene encoding ATP-dependent zinc metalloprotease FtsH, with product MTVKKIFNSWIIWVLLGVAALLIFLPSLLGGNNGQIDTSVGMGLLKDDKVAEAKIFDGEQRVDLTLKTPLVLDGSDKGTSVSFYYTSARALQVVDAVDSGQLTGYTDQPVQNNWLLSMLGVLIPFILIAALFWFILSRSQGGGSKVMQFGKSKAKLITKDMPQVTFADVAGAEEAVEELHEIKEFLQEPGKFKAVGAKIPKGVLLYGPPGTGKTLLAKAVAGEASVPFYSISGSDFVEMFVGVGASRVRDLFEQAKTNSPAIIFVDEIDAVGRHRGAGIGGGNDEREQTLNQLLVEMDGFDATTNVILIAATNRPDVLDPALLRPGRFDRQIPVEAPDMVGREQILKVHAQGKPMASNVDLKAVAKKTPGYTGADLANVLNEAALLTARSNAQLIDDRALDEAIDRVMAGPQKRSRLMKEHERKITAYHEGGHALVAAAMRQTAPVTKVTILPRGRALGYTMVVPEDDKYSVTRNELLDQMAYAMGGRVAEEIIFHDPSTGASNDIEKATATARAMVTDYGMSERIGAVKLGSGGGDAMYGQSASRDYSDAMANVVDEEVRALIDAAHDEAYAALIENRHVLDRLALALLEHETLNQAEIEAIFHDLVKRPERKVWLSKDSRPVMEEGPVLSPKERAEAAAVAAPSLEKAEPASTDDQGSQPTG from the coding sequence ATGACTGTCAAGAAGATTTTCAACAGCTGGATTATTTGGGTTCTGCTCGGCGTTGCGGCGCTGCTCATTTTCCTGCCCTCCCTGTTGGGCGGAAACAACGGCCAGATCGATACCAGCGTCGGCATGGGCCTGCTCAAGGATGACAAGGTCGCCGAAGCGAAGATCTTCGACGGCGAGCAGCGCGTAGACCTGACGCTGAAGACCCCGCTCGTGCTCGACGGGTCCGACAAGGGCACCAGCGTCTCCTTCTACTACACCAGCGCCCGCGCCCTGCAGGTCGTTGACGCCGTGGATAGCGGACAGCTCACCGGCTACACCGACCAGCCGGTGCAGAACAACTGGCTGCTCTCGATGCTCGGCGTGCTGATCCCGTTCATCCTGATCGCCGCGCTGTTCTGGTTCATCCTCTCGCGCTCCCAGGGTGGTGGATCCAAGGTCATGCAGTTCGGCAAGTCCAAGGCCAAGCTGATCACCAAGGACATGCCGCAGGTGACCTTCGCCGATGTCGCGGGTGCCGAAGAAGCGGTCGAGGAACTCCACGAGATCAAGGAATTCCTGCAGGAGCCGGGCAAGTTCAAGGCCGTCGGCGCCAAGATCCCCAAGGGCGTGCTGCTCTACGGCCCCCCGGGCACCGGCAAGACGCTGCTCGCCAAGGCGGTCGCCGGCGAGGCCTCGGTCCCGTTCTACTCCATCTCCGGTTCGGACTTCGTTGAAATGTTCGTCGGCGTCGGCGCTTCCCGCGTGCGCGACCTCTTCGAACAGGCCAAGACCAACTCCCCGGCGATCATCTTCGTCGACGAGATCGATGCGGTGGGCCGCCACCGTGGTGCCGGCATCGGCGGTGGCAACGACGAACGCGAGCAGACGCTGAACCAGCTGCTCGTCGAGATGGACGGCTTCGACGCCACCACCAACGTCATCCTCATCGCCGCGACCAACCGTCCGGACGTGCTCGACCCGGCGCTGCTGCGCCCGGGCCGTTTCGACCGCCAGATCCCCGTCGAGGCACCGGACATGGTCGGCCGCGAGCAGATCCTCAAGGTCCACGCGCAGGGCAAGCCGATGGCATCCAACGTCGACCTCAAGGCGGTCGCCAAGAAGACCCCGGGCTACACCGGCGCCGACCTGGCCAACGTGCTCAACGAGGCGGCGCTGCTGACAGCCCGCTCCAACGCCCAGCTGATCGATGACCGCGCCCTGGACGAGGCCATCGACCGCGTCATGGCCGGCCCGCAGAAGCGCTCGCGCCTGATGAAGGAGCACGAGCGCAAGATCACCGCCTACCACGAGGGTGGACACGCCCTGGTGGCGGCCGCCATGCGCCAGACCGCCCCGGTCACCAAGGTCACCATCCTGCCCCGTGGCCGCGCACTGGGCTACACCATGGTGGTCCCCGAGGACGACAAGTACTCGGTGACCCGCAACGAGCTGCTGGACCAGATGGCCTACGCCATGGGTGGGCGCGTCGCCGAGGAAATCATTTTCCACGACCCGTCCACCGGCGCCTCGAACGACATCGAGAAGGCCACGGCCACGGCGCGCGCCATGGTCACCGACTACGGCATGTCCGAACGCATCGGCGCCGTGAAGCTGGGCTCCGGCGGCGGCGACGCCATGTACGGCCAGTCCGCGTCCCGGGACTACTCCGATGCGATGGCCAACGTCGTCGACGAGGAGGTCCGCGCGCTGATCGATGCCGCCCACGACGAGGCCTATGCAGCGCTGATCGAGAACCGCCACGTGCTGGACCGCCTCGCCTTGGCCCTGCTGGAGCACGAGACGCTGAACCAGGCGGAGATCGAGGCGATCTTCCACGACCTGGTCAAGCGCCCCGAGCGCAAGGTCTGGCTGTCCAAGGACTCGCGCCCGGTCATGGAGGAAGGTCCGGTGCTCTCCCCGAAGGAGCGCGCCGAGGCCGCCGCCGTCGCAGCCCCGTCACTGGAGAAGGCCGAGCCCGCCTCTACCGACGATCAGGGTTCGCAGCCCACAGGCTAG
- the folE gene encoding GTP cyclohydrolase I FolE produces MTEFDDDTANLTIANSGVDLPRIERAVREILEAIGEDPDRDGLVETPKRVAKAYGEFFAGLHEDPAELLATTFDIDHDELVLVKDIPFYSTCEHHLVPFHGSAHVGYIPGPEGKVTGLSKLARLVEVYARRPQVQERLTTQIVEALMEHLSPRGAMVVIECEHMCMSMRGVRKPGAKTVTSAVRGQLREPATRAEAMSLILGK; encoded by the coding sequence GTGACGGAATTCGACGATGACACTGCAAACCTGACCATTGCCAACAGCGGCGTTGACCTGCCACGGATCGAGCGCGCCGTGCGCGAGATCCTGGAGGCCATCGGCGAGGACCCGGACCGGGACGGCCTGGTGGAGACCCCCAAGCGCGTAGCGAAGGCCTATGGCGAGTTCTTCGCCGGACTCCATGAGGATCCTGCGGAATTGCTGGCCACGACCTTCGACATCGACCATGACGAGCTGGTGCTGGTCAAGGACATCCCGTTCTACTCGACCTGCGAGCACCACCTGGTGCCGTTCCACGGTTCGGCGCACGTGGGCTACATCCCCGGTCCCGAGGGCAAGGTGACGGGACTGAGCAAACTGGCCCGCCTGGTCGAGGTCTATGCCCGCCGCCCGCAGGTCCAGGAGCGGCTGACGACCCAGATCGTCGAGGCGCTCATGGAGCACCTGAGTCCCCGCGGGGCAATGGTTGTCATTGAATGTGAACACATGTGCATGTCCATGCGGGGCGTGCGCAAACCGGGTGCCAAGACGGTCACCAGTGCCGTGCGCGGCCAGCTGCGCGAACCGGCAACCCGGGCCGAGGCCATGAGCCTCATACTCGGAAAGTAG
- the folP gene encoding dihydropteroate synthase — MSLGAIPGTGPATNPMPVIRKVKVRTLADLPTDRTLVMGILNVTEDSFSDGGKYAKTDDAIQHGLRMFYGGADIIDVGGESTRPGAAPVDPAQEAARIVPVIATLVKAGAVVSVDTMHTSTARAALDAGAHLVNDVSGLTHEADMPALIAERGVPYVLMHRRGDATSMTTEADYADVLTEVKAELLALRECFIAAGVKPEQLILDPGLGFAKEAGHNWELLRGLQTFTELGHRVLVGTSRKRFLGSLLRVDGKDAEPTARDAATAATSALAGAAGVWCVRVHDVGSNLDAVKTATAWTTARKPVKAGA; from the coding sequence ATGTCCCTCGGAGCCATTCCCGGAACCGGTCCGGCCACCAACCCGATGCCCGTGATCCGCAAGGTCAAGGTCCGCACCCTGGCCGACCTGCCCACCGACCGCACCCTGGTCATGGGCATCCTCAATGTCACTGAGGACTCGTTCAGCGACGGTGGCAAGTACGCCAAGACCGACGACGCGATCCAGCACGGCCTGCGCATGTTCTACGGCGGCGCCGACATCATCGACGTCGGCGGGGAATCGACCCGTCCCGGCGCCGCGCCGGTGGACCCGGCCCAGGAGGCAGCCCGGATCGTCCCGGTCATCGCCACGCTGGTCAAGGCCGGAGCCGTGGTTTCCGTGGACACCATGCACACCTCCACGGCACGGGCCGCGCTCGATGCCGGCGCGCACCTGGTTAACGATGTCTCCGGGCTTACCCACGAGGCCGACATGCCGGCGCTGATCGCCGAACGCGGCGTCCCCTACGTGCTGATGCACCGACGCGGCGACGCGACATCCATGACCACCGAGGCGGACTACGCCGATGTGCTCACCGAGGTCAAGGCCGAACTGCTCGCGCTGCGGGAATGCTTCATCGCCGCCGGGGTCAAGCCCGAACAGCTGATCTTGGATCCGGGACTCGGTTTCGCCAAGGAAGCAGGGCACAACTGGGAGCTGCTGCGCGGATTACAGACATTCACCGAGCTGGGCCACCGCGTCCTCGTGGGCACCTCGCGCAAGCGCTTCCTGGGCTCGCTGCTGCGGGTCGACGGCAAGGATGCGGAGCCCACGGCCCGCGATGCGGCCACGGCGGCCACCTCGGCGTTGGCGGGCGCCGCCGGTGTCTGGTGCGTACGCGTGCACGACGTCGGATCGAACTTGGACGCCGTCAAGACGGCAACGGCCTGGACGACGGCCCGGAAACCGGTGAAGGCCGGGGCATGA